One segment of Pseudomonas sp. FP2196 DNA contains the following:
- a CDS encoding DUF3419 family protein, whose protein sequence is MSDYFQRLNYALGDEDTALEYAILPKHARHVVGIAGSGGRLLPLLARSPARMTCTDISAPQLAFTRLRFALLEQTDHESFMAFMGYRTDSSTKRRQSIFRHLDLPQADRHWLTELFQSRHWQAPIYMGAFEQTLQRLAKVNRLFTGKAGREIFHCRDLGEQIEYYQTRFPFKRWKAVIALLGNAAVLNSLLYKGSFPPNNLGISSRAAYLEIFHALFTAQVVRESFFLQMLFFGELRYPEGFPLECAPKIFKRAREALQQCELRVVQADILDCVATLTEVDFVSLSDVPSFMPEADGASVLQRLRPSLAEEALTVMRGHLHVVQPDCAGFGDITADYPKAIARERTQLWRVQVYRRTSSLQVSR, encoded by the coding sequence ATGTCTGACTATTTCCAGCGGTTGAATTATGCGCTGGGGGATGAAGACACAGCGCTCGAATACGCAATCCTCCCCAAGCACGCCAGACACGTGGTGGGTATCGCCGGGAGTGGCGGGCGGCTTTTACCGTTGTTGGCCCGCAGTCCGGCGCGTATGACCTGCACCGATATCAGCGCGCCGCAACTGGCATTTACCCGGCTGCGATTCGCCTTGCTGGAACAGACCGATCACGAGTCGTTCATGGCATTCATGGGTTACCGGACAGACAGTTCGACCAAGCGACGCCAGTCCATATTTCGGCATCTGGATTTGCCGCAGGCCGATCGACACTGGTTGACCGAGTTGTTCCAGTCCCGCCACTGGCAAGCGCCGATCTACATGGGAGCCTTCGAGCAGACCCTGCAGCGATTGGCGAAGGTCAACCGACTGTTTACCGGCAAGGCAGGTCGTGAAATTTTTCACTGCCGCGACCTTGGCGAGCAAATCGAGTATTACCAGACCCGCTTTCCCTTCAAACGCTGGAAGGCTGTGATCGCGCTGTTGGGCAACGCAGCGGTACTCAATTCCCTGCTCTACAAAGGCTCGTTCCCGCCCAACAACCTGGGCATCAGTTCCCGCGCGGCATACCTGGAAATTTTTCACGCCTTGTTCACCGCTCAGGTGGTGCGCGAGAGCTTCTTTCTGCAAATGCTGTTTTTCGGTGAGCTGCGTTACCCGGAAGGTTTTCCGCTGGAGTGCGCGCCGAAGATTTTCAAGCGTGCCCGTGAGGCGCTTCAACAGTGCGAGCTGCGGGTGGTACAGGCCGACATTCTCGACTGCGTTGCCACGCTCACGGAGGTCGACTTCGTCTCGCTCTCGGACGTCCCTTCTTTCATGCCCGAAGCTGACGGCGCGAGTGTCTTGCAGCGGTTACGCCCGTCCCTGGCCGAAGAGGCGCTGACGGTCATGCGTGGCCATTTGCACGTCGTCCAGCCCGATTGTGCAGGCTTCGGCGATATCACCGCCGACTACCCGAAAGCGATTGCACGAGAAAGAACCCAGCTCTGGCGTGTGCAGGTCTATCGCCGGACATCATCTTTGCAGGTATCTCGATGA
- the def gene encoding peptide deformylase: protein MAILNILEFPDPRLRTIAKPVAVVDAEVRQLVDDMFETMYEAPGIGLAATQVNVHKRIVVMDLSEDRTEPRVFINPEFESLTDEMDQYQEGCLSVPGFYENVDRPQKVKIKALDRDGKPYELIAEGLLAVCIQHECDHLNGKLFVDYLSTLKRDRIKKKLEKLHRQNA from the coding sequence ATGGCCATTTTAAACATCCTCGAATTTCCGGACCCGCGTCTGCGTACTATCGCCAAGCCTGTGGCTGTAGTGGACGCCGAAGTGCGTCAGTTGGTCGATGACATGTTTGAAACAATGTATGAAGCGCCGGGCATCGGCCTCGCCGCGACCCAGGTCAACGTGCACAAACGTATCGTCGTGATGGACCTTTCCGAAGACCGCACCGAGCCACGGGTGTTCATCAACCCCGAGTTCGAATCGCTGACTGACGAAATGGATCAGTACCAGGAAGGCTGCCTCTCGGTGCCGGGTTTCTACGAAAACGTCGACCGCCCGCAGAAGGTCAAGATCAAGGCGCTGGACCGCGACGGCAAGCCCTATGAACTGATCGCCGAAGGCCTGCTCGCGGTGTGCATCCAGCACGAATGCGACCACCTCAATGGCAAATTGTTCGTCGATTACCTGTCCACGCTCAAACGCGACCGGATCAAGAAGAAACTGGAAAAGCTGCATCGCCAGAACGCTTGA
- a CDS encoding L-threonylcarbamoyladenylate synthase, which produces MVNSWRVQQAAREIRAGAVIAYPTEAVWGLGCDPWNEEAVDRLLAIKNRSVDKGLILVADNIRQFDFLFEDFPQEWIDRMASTWPGPNTWLVPHQNLLPEWVTGVHDTVALRVSDHPQVRDLCSMVGPLISTSANPQGRPAARTRLRVEQYFRGQIDVVLGGQLGGRKNPSVIRDLASGNVIRPD; this is translated from the coding sequence ATGGTCAACAGTTGGCGTGTGCAACAAGCCGCACGAGAGATTCGCGCCGGGGCGGTGATTGCCTATCCAACCGAAGCCGTCTGGGGGCTGGGTTGCGACCCGTGGAACGAAGAAGCCGTGGATCGATTGCTGGCGATCAAGAATCGTTCGGTAGACAAGGGCCTGATTCTGGTCGCCGACAACATTCGCCAGTTCGACTTCCTGTTCGAAGACTTCCCGCAGGAGTGGATCGACCGTATGGCCAGCACCTGGCCGGGACCAAATACCTGGCTGGTGCCGCATCAGAATCTGCTGCCGGAGTGGGTCACCGGGGTGCATGACACGGTGGCGCTGCGCGTCAGCGATCATCCTCAGGTGCGTGACTTGTGCTCGATGGTCGGGCCGTTGATTTCGACCTCAGCCAATCCACAAGGCCGGCCGGCAGCGCGCACGCGGTTACGGGTCGAGCAGTATTTTCGCGGGCAGATTGATGTGGTGCTGGGCGGGCAACTGGGTGGGCGCAAGAACCCCAGCGTCATCCGGGATCTGGCCTCTGGCAACGTTATTCGTCCCGACTGA
- a CDS encoding aminotransferase class I/II-fold pyridoxal phosphate-dependent enzyme translates to MSTQQPTVNWLKNRVRQAREDQQQLFDAGLNGLKLAQREGKEIELSSGERLTEFLSCSYLGLECDPRLIRGAVDTVETFGVQFAAARTRALLPPMRELDEQLSRIFQGYAVTFNSVGSAHLGCLPLLGSGELPSYPLRRGPGWIVDRAAHASMQVLQGILWQFGPVQRCDCRDMEQVEQACSAAVAAGNTPIILTDSIGSMRGVYPINRLLQLAERFEGYLYADDAHGTSIHGVAGGGYALATGDERLRERLILLSSLSKAFGATGGAITVRTADDAEMIRRHASTYTFGGPLSMGGVGAAVASGKIHLSPQLGELQAALWRNVALIDGLLGPVLGNHEVASPIRFVRVGAERDAISLALHLRRQAIAVTTALFPVVAKGEAILRLAISANHSQAQLACLANAVKGGFDELGIRQRGSGDGR, encoded by the coding sequence ATGAGCACTCAGCAACCCACCGTCAATTGGCTCAAAAACCGTGTTCGGCAGGCGCGTGAAGATCAGCAACAGTTGTTCGATGCCGGGCTCAACGGCCTGAAGCTGGCACAACGCGAAGGCAAGGAGATCGAGTTGAGCAGCGGCGAGCGTCTCACCGAGTTTCTCTCATGCTCCTATCTGGGGCTTGAGTGCGATCCCCGCCTGATTCGAGGTGCCGTGGACACCGTCGAAACCTTCGGCGTGCAGTTCGCCGCTGCACGAACCCGGGCACTGTTGCCGCCAATGCGTGAACTCGATGAACAGTTGAGCCGGATATTCCAGGGGTACGCGGTCACCTTCAACTCGGTGGGCAGTGCACATCTGGGCTGTCTGCCGTTACTGGGATCCGGCGAATTGCCGTCCTATCCGTTGCGCCGTGGCCCGGGCTGGATCGTCGACCGGGCGGCCCACGCTTCAATGCAAGTGCTGCAAGGGATTCTTTGGCAGTTCGGCCCTGTACAGCGTTGCGATTGCAGGGATATGGAGCAAGTCGAGCAGGCGTGTTCGGCGGCAGTAGCGGCTGGTAATACACCGATCATCCTGACCGACAGCATTGGCTCGATGCGCGGCGTGTATCCGATCAATCGACTGTTGCAACTGGCGGAGCGCTTTGAAGGGTATCTGTATGCGGATGACGCCCACGGCACTTCGATCCACGGTGTGGCGGGGGGTGGTTATGCCCTTGCCACTGGCGATGAGCGCTTGCGTGAACGCTTGATCCTTCTGTCCTCGCTGTCCAAGGCGTTTGGGGCTACCGGCGGGGCGATCACCGTGCGCACGGCGGACGATGCCGAGATGATACGGCGCCATGCATCGACCTATACGTTCGGTGGGCCACTGTCGATGGGCGGGGTTGGCGCGGCAGTCGCCTCCGGAAAAATCCATCTTTCGCCGCAGCTGGGCGAGCTGCAAGCGGCCCTGTGGCGAAATGTAGCCCTGATCGACGGTTTGCTCGGACCGGTTCTGGGCAACCATGAAGTCGCGTCGCCCATTCGCTTCGTGCGGGTCGGTGCCGAGCGTGACGCGATCAGTCTGGCGCTGCACCTGCGGCGGCAAGCGATTGCCGTCACCACCGCTTTGTTTCCGGTGGTGGCCAAAGGCGAGGCGATTCTGCGTCTTGCGATCAGCGCCAATCATAGTCAGGCCCAGTTGGCGTGCCTGGCCAATGCCGTCAAGGGCGGTTTCGATGAGTTGGGTATTCGTCAAAGAGGAAGTGGCGATGGTCGATGA
- a CDS encoding phenylacetate--CoA ligase family protein — protein sequence MSWVFVKEEVAMVDDPMSHANQAFMRKLAHARSLPWFCALCPQILHVQSPEDLHRLPIQAVEDEHGGVLFSVLGEASHRAPGGGLTLTSGGSTGNRKHITHSWAFNASIVLLGARMFGGANERPAVVVNCLTAGEMQGAFQYAAAIVQHIGARLLPAGSVMGFTRVAELIQAQAADALICTPSFAAALFNHDDIDATQLASLRWLYYIGEPCSKPLREQLARDWPEIRVRSLGYSSTETGPIGFQCAHLEHGFYHLHADAMLTEVVDPLTLQAVAEGESGEFLLTSLLPDHVPLLRYRIGDRGRVLLQESNCACGSNLPVLELRGRVETSIKLGGAIITQRQVMSVLAQALPDLNANDVQVQINRQANGARMRLVMAQDKLPASAEAAIEQALHNEAQASALLRLPGVLGLRVQRLARSGFETTSAGKTPFFFEVDAAPDSPE from the coding sequence ATGAGTTGGGTATTCGTCAAAGAGGAAGTGGCGATGGTCGATGATCCGATGAGTCATGCAAACCAGGCTTTTATGCGCAAATTGGCCCATGCACGGTCACTGCCGTGGTTCTGTGCGTTGTGTCCGCAGATCCTGCACGTGCAGAGCCCGGAGGATTTGCATCGGCTGCCGATTCAAGCCGTCGAGGACGAGCACGGTGGTGTGCTGTTCTCCGTGCTTGGTGAGGCTTCGCATCGTGCACCGGGTGGCGGACTGACCCTGACGTCGGGAGGCAGCACCGGTAACCGCAAACACATCACCCATTCCTGGGCATTCAACGCCAGTATCGTGCTGCTGGGGGCGCGGATGTTTGGGGGCGCGAACGAACGTCCAGCTGTTGTCGTTAACTGCCTGACTGCCGGTGAAATGCAAGGCGCTTTTCAGTATGCCGCGGCCATCGTCCAGCACATCGGTGCACGGTTGTTGCCCGCCGGATCGGTGATGGGCTTTACGCGGGTTGCCGAGCTGATTCAGGCCCAAGCGGCCGATGCGCTGATTTGCACGCCCTCCTTCGCGGCGGCGCTGTTCAACCATGACGATATCGATGCCACACAGTTGGCCAGTCTGAGATGGCTCTATTACATCGGGGAACCCTGCAGCAAACCGCTGCGCGAGCAATTGGCTCGGGACTGGCCTGAAATCAGAGTTCGATCGCTGGGCTACAGCTCGACGGAGACCGGCCCCATCGGCTTTCAGTGCGCACACCTGGAGCATGGTTTTTATCATCTGCACGCCGATGCGATGCTGACCGAAGTCGTTGACCCATTGACCCTGCAAGCAGTAGCTGAAGGCGAAAGCGGGGAGTTTCTGCTGACGTCGCTACTGCCCGATCATGTGCCGCTGTTGCGTTATCGGATTGGTGATCGTGGGCGAGTTCTGCTTCAGGAATCGAATTGCGCGTGTGGCAGCAACTTGCCGGTGCTGGAACTGCGGGGGCGGGTCGAAACGTCGATCAAACTGGGTGGCGCGATCATTACGCAGCGACAGGTCATGAGCGTACTCGCCCAAGCGTTGCCCGACCTGAACGCTAACGATGTTCAGGTACAAATCAATCGACAGGCCAACGGGGCACGAATGCGTCTGGTCATGGCTCAGGACAAACTGCCAGCCAGTGCAGAAGCCGCCATCGAACAGGCGTTGCATAACGAAGCGCAAGCGAGCGCTTTGCTCAGGCTGCCCGGAGTACTGGGATTGAGGGTGCAGCGTCTTGCCCGCAGCGGTTTCGAAACAACCTCCGCCGGCAAGACGCCGTTTTTTTTTGAGGTGGACGCTGCCCCGGATTCACCGGAGTAG
- a CDS encoding LysM peptidoglycan-binding domain-containing protein, giving the protein MRKTLLALLLLASAGAAHGQVQLRDGFPQQYTVVSGDTLWDISGKYLREPWQWPQLWRANPQIENPNLIYPGDTLTLSYVNGQPRLTLNRGESRGTIKLSPRIRTSPVAEAIPSIPLKSINSFLLSNRIVDKVEDFDKAPYIVAGDAERVLSGTGDRIFARGHFDPNQPVYGIFRQGKVYTDPQTKEFLGINADDIGGGEIVATEGDVATLALQRTTQEVRLGDRLFCGEERSINSTFMPSAPTTDINGLIIDVPRGVTQIGAMDVVTLNKGKRDGLAEGNVLVVMKTGETVRDRVTGQPLKIPDERAGLLMVFRTYDKLSYGLVLNASRSLAVLDKVRNP; this is encoded by the coding sequence ATGAGGAAAACACTACTCGCCCTGCTGTTGCTGGCTTCGGCTGGCGCGGCACACGGGCAAGTGCAACTCAGGGATGGTTTTCCACAGCAATACACGGTGGTTTCGGGGGACACCCTCTGGGACATTTCCGGTAAATACCTGCGCGAGCCCTGGCAGTGGCCACAACTGTGGCGGGCCAATCCGCAGATCGAGAACCCCAACCTGATCTATCCCGGCGACACGCTGACGCTCAGTTACGTCAACGGCCAGCCGCGCCTGACCCTCAATCGCGGCGAGTCGCGCGGCACCATCAAGCTCTCGCCACGCATCCGTACCAGCCCGGTGGCTGAGGCGATTCCGAGTATTCCGCTGAAATCGATCAACAGCTTTCTGCTGAGCAACCGCATCGTCGACAAGGTCGAGGACTTCGACAAGGCGCCGTACATCGTTGCCGGTGACGCGGAACGCGTGCTCAGCGGCACTGGCGACCGGATCTTTGCCCGTGGCCATTTCGATCCGAATCAACCGGTCTACGGGATCTTCCGTCAGGGCAAGGTCTACACCGATCCGCAAACCAAGGAATTTCTGGGGATCAACGCCGACGACATTGGCGGCGGTGAGATTGTGGCCACCGAAGGCGACGTCGCCACCCTCGCCCTTCAACGCACCACTCAGGAAGTGCGCCTCGGCGACCGCTTGTTCTGTGGCGAAGAGCGTTCGATCAACTCGACCTTCATGCCCAGTGCTCCGACCACCGACATCAATGGCCTGATCATCGATGTCCCACGCGGTGTCACGCAGATCGGTGCGATGGACGTGGTCACATTGAACAAGGGCAAACGCGATGGTCTGGCCGAAGGCAATGTGTTGGTGGTGATGAAAACCGGTGAAACCGTGCGCGACCGGGTGACCGGCCAACCACTTAAAATCCCCGACGAACGGGCCGGTTTGCTGATGGTGTTCCGCACGTACGACAAACTCAGCTACGGCTTGGTCCTCAACGCTTCACGCTCGCTGGCGGTGCTCGACAAGGTGCGAAATCCGTAA
- the fmt gene encoding methionyl-tRNA formyltransferase, with protein sequence MTEPLRIVFAGTPEFAAEHLKALLSSPYEIVAVYTQPDRPAGRGQKMMPSPVKQLALENNIQVLQPPTLRNADAQAELAALKPDLMVVVAYGLILPQVVLDIPRLGCINSHASLLPRWRGAAPIQRAVEAGDAESGVTVMRMEAGLDTGPMLLKVVTPISANDTGGTLHDRLAELGPPAVVQAIAGLAAGTLEGEVQNDELATYAHKLNKDEARIDWSRPAVELERLVRAFNPWPITHSTLNGEALKVLAATLAEGSGTPGTILSASKDGLIVACGEQALCLTRLQLPGGKALNFSDLFNSRREKFAVGTVLGAVVDAQ encoded by the coding sequence ATGACTGAGCCACTGCGCATCGTTTTTGCCGGCACCCCGGAATTCGCCGCCGAACACCTCAAGGCCCTGCTGAGCAGCCCTTACGAGATCGTTGCGGTCTATACCCAACCGGATCGTCCGGCCGGTCGCGGACAAAAAATGATGCCGAGCCCGGTTAAACAGCTGGCGCTGGAAAATAATATCCAGGTGTTGCAGCCACCGACTTTGCGCAACGCTGACGCTCAGGCTGAACTCGCCGCGCTGAAACCGGACTTGATGGTGGTGGTCGCCTACGGCCTGATCCTGCCGCAAGTGGTGCTGGATATTCCGCGTCTGGGCTGCATCAACAGCCACGCCTCCTTGTTGCCTCGCTGGCGCGGTGCAGCGCCGATCCAGCGTGCTGTCGAAGCGGGCGATGCCGAAAGCGGTGTGACCGTGATGCGCATGGAAGCCGGCCTCGATACCGGGCCGATGCTGCTCAAAGTCGTTACGCCGATCAGCGCGAACGACACCGGCGGCACTCTCCACGACCGTCTCGCCGAGCTGGGCCCTCCGGCCGTGGTGCAGGCGATTGCGGGGCTCGCTGCCGGGACGCTTGAGGGCGAAGTGCAGAACGACGAACTCGCCACCTACGCGCACAAACTGAACAAGGATGAGGCGCGCATCGACTGGAGCCGCCCAGCCGTCGAGCTGGAGCGTCTGGTTCGCGCGTTCAACCCATGGCCGATCACCCACAGCACGCTCAATGGCGAAGCGCTGAAAGTGCTGGCGGCAACACTCGCTGAAGGCAGCGGCACGCCGGGCACCATTCTCAGCGCCAGCAAGGACGGCCTGATCGTCGCGTGCGGCGAGCAAGCGCTGTGCCTGACCCGCCTGCAATTGCCCGGCGGCAAGGCGCTGAACTTCAGCGACCTGTTCAACAGCCGCCGCGAGAAGTTCGCCGTCGGCACCGTGCTCGGCGCAGTGGTGGACGCGCAATGA
- the dprA gene encoding DNA-processing protein DprA, with protein sequence MTLSVYTPVSPAELEARLRLHRLPDIGPKRFFKLLEAFGSASKAISAPASAWRSLGLPAACAEARRCPDVRDGASHAMRWLERPGQHLLMWDQPDYPALLAQIPDPPPLLFVAGDPQILERPQLAMVGSRRASRPGMDTAAAFSRSLAGAGFVITSGLALGIDAAAHQAALDVGGQTVGVLGTGLENFYPQRNRRLADAMIASGSTVLSEFPLDAGPTASNFPRRNRIISGLSLGVLVVEASVASGSLITARLAAEQGREVYAIPGSIHHPGARGCHQLIRDGAVLVETIEHILEALRGWQQVPLSTGTPQADHPLLALLHAAPHTSEALADSCGWALPKVLAALTELEMDGRAVCENGRWFARVS encoded by the coding sequence ATGACGCTGTCTGTCTATACGCCGGTTTCCCCTGCGGAACTGGAAGCGCGCCTGCGCCTGCATCGCTTGCCGGACATCGGTCCGAAGCGGTTTTTCAAATTGCTCGAAGCCTTTGGCTCGGCATCCAAAGCCATCAGTGCGCCAGCCAGTGCCTGGCGCTCGCTGGGTTTGCCGGCGGCCTGTGCCGAAGCGCGGCGTTGTCCCGATGTGCGCGACGGCGCCAGCCATGCAATGCGCTGGCTAGAGCGGCCAGGTCAGCATTTGTTGATGTGGGATCAGCCGGATTATCCAGCGCTGTTGGCGCAGATACCTGATCCCCCACCGCTGTTATTCGTTGCAGGCGATCCGCAGATTCTCGAGAGGCCGCAGCTGGCGATGGTCGGCAGCCGTCGCGCTTCACGTCCGGGGATGGACACTGCCGCAGCCTTCTCCCGCAGCCTCGCGGGGGCCGGTTTCGTCATCACCAGCGGCCTGGCGCTGGGGATTGATGCGGCTGCGCATCAGGCGGCACTGGATGTCGGCGGTCAAACAGTAGGTGTGCTCGGCACCGGTCTGGAAAACTTTTATCCACAGCGTAATCGGCGGCTGGCCGACGCGATGATTGCCTCCGGCAGTACGGTGCTTTCGGAGTTTCCGCTGGATGCCGGCCCCACCGCGAGCAACTTCCCGCGACGCAACCGGATCATCAGCGGTTTATCCCTTGGCGTGCTGGTGGTCGAGGCCAGTGTCGCCAGTGGTTCGCTCATCACTGCACGGCTGGCGGCGGAACAAGGGCGCGAGGTGTATGCGATCCCTGGCTCGATCCATCATCCCGGTGCGCGCGGTTGTCACCAGTTGATTCGCGACGGCGCAGTGTTGGTGGAAACCATCGAACACATTCTCGAAGCCCTGCGTGGCTGGCAGCAGGTGCCATTATCCACAGGCACACCGCAAGCCGATCATCCATTACTTGCCCTGCTCCACGCTGCGCCGCATACCAGTGAAGCCTTGGCCGACAGTTGCGGCTGGGCGTTGCCCAAAGTGCTGGCGGCGCTGACCGAGCTGGAAATGGACGGCCGTGCGGTGTGCGAAAACGGCCGCTGGTTTGCGCGTGTGAGCTAG
- a CDS encoding iron-containing redox enzyme family protein — MNTHISFEQQLILLDKRIEQSWADILDNSRLVNAIREGSVSKALYAIYMIETFHYTAHNARNQGLVGVRHADNPVYAKFCFEHAAQEVGHEKMALHDVMSLGLKNEKFEIPSALPATEVLIAYLYWISFTGNPLQRLGYSYWAENAYQFITPLINNLSETLALKPAQLTFFVAHSDIDVEHFNEIKLILQRTCKNEHDWDAVANVMETSLRLTGNMLEAVYEQYEAWQNGHASRYDFLHALDNS; from the coding sequence ATGAATACGCACATCAGTTTTGAACAACAGTTGATCCTGCTTGATAAACGTATCGAACAATCGTGGGCCGATATTCTGGATAATTCGCGGTTGGTAAACGCCATACGCGAGGGCAGTGTTTCCAAGGCGTTATATGCGATCTACATGATAGAAACCTTTCACTACACAGCCCACAATGCGCGAAATCAGGGGTTGGTGGGTGTGCGCCATGCCGATAACCCGGTTTATGCAAAGTTCTGTTTTGAACATGCAGCGCAAGAGGTCGGTCATGAAAAAATGGCGCTGCATGATGTCATGAGTCTTGGCCTGAAAAATGAAAAGTTCGAGATTCCGTCCGCGCTTCCGGCAACCGAAGTACTGATTGCTTACTTGTACTGGATTTCCTTCACCGGTAATCCGTTACAACGATTGGGGTACAGTTATTGGGCAGAAAATGCCTATCAATTCATCACCCCGTTGATCAATAACCTGAGCGAAACCCTGGCGCTAAAACCGGCTCAGTTGACGTTCTTCGTTGCGCATTCCGACATCGATGTCGAGCACTTCAATGAAATCAAACTCATCCTGCAGCGTACTTGCAAAAATGAGCACGACTGGGATGCCGTTGCCAATGTAATGGAAACCAGCTTGCGGCTGACCGGCAACATGCTGGAAGCCGTTTATGAGCAGTATGAGGCTTGGCAAAACGGCCATGCGTCCCGTTATGACTTCCTCCATGCCCTGGATAACTCATGA
- the rsmB gene encoding 16S rRNA (cytosine(967)-C(5))-methyltransferase RsmB gives MNPRLAAAKALAAVLSGKASLNSSLPTQLDKVEDRDRGFTQDLAFGTARWQPRLSALAEKLLQKPFKAADADVEALLLVGLYQLLYTRVPAHAAIGETVGCAEKLKKPWAKGLLNAVLRNAQRESETIFAELERDPVVRTAHPRWLQKSLKAFWPEQWEAICAANNAHPPMILRVNRRHHSRDAYLGLLTDAGIAATPCVYSRDGIILEAAADVRSLPGFAEGWISVQDEAAQLAADLLDLAPNQRVLDACCAPGGKTCHILEAEPALAGVVAVDLEAKRLVRVKENLERLGLNAELIAADGRDIDTWWDGKPFQRILLDAPCSATGVIRRHPDIKLTRQPDDIAALAQLQGELLDAMWKTLEVGGILLYATCSTLPTENTEVIAAFLERTPGARELDLATTAGIKQPHGRQLLAQQGGHDGFYYAKLIKIAAARG, from the coding sequence ATGAACCCGCGTCTGGCCGCCGCCAAGGCACTCGCCGCCGTACTCAGCGGAAAAGCCTCGCTCAACAGCTCCCTGCCGACGCAACTGGACAAGGTCGAGGATCGCGATCGCGGCTTCACTCAGGATCTGGCGTTCGGCACCGCACGCTGGCAGCCACGCCTGTCGGCACTGGCCGAGAAGCTGCTGCAAAAGCCGTTCAAAGCAGCGGATGCAGATGTTGAGGCGCTGCTGCTGGTCGGTCTCTACCAATTGCTCTACACCCGTGTGCCGGCCCACGCCGCTATCGGTGAAACCGTGGGTTGCGCCGAGAAGCTGAAAAAGCCTTGGGCCAAAGGTTTGCTCAACGCCGTGCTGCGCAATGCCCAGCGCGAAAGCGAAACGATTTTCGCCGAGCTCGAACGTGATCCGGTGGTGCGCACCGCTCACCCACGCTGGCTGCAAAAATCCCTCAAGGCGTTCTGGCCTGAGCAATGGGAAGCCATCTGCGCAGCGAACAACGCGCATCCGCCGATGATCCTGCGGGTCAACCGCCGCCATCACAGCCGCGACGCCTACCTTGGTCTGCTGACCGACGCTGGCATCGCCGCAACTCCGTGTGTCTATAGCCGCGACGGCATCATCCTCGAAGCCGCCGCCGACGTACGCAGCCTGCCGGGTTTTGCCGAAGGCTGGATCAGCGTGCAGGACGAAGCCGCGCAACTGGCCGCCGACCTGCTGGATCTGGCGCCGAACCAACGGGTGCTCGACGCCTGCTGCGCACCTGGCGGCAAGACCTGCCACATCCTCGAAGCCGAACCGGCGCTGGCCGGCGTGGTGGCTGTGGATCTGGAAGCCAAGCGTCTGGTGCGGGTGAAGGAAAACCTTGAACGCCTGGGCCTGAACGCCGAGCTGATCGCTGCCGACGGTCGCGATATCGACACATGGTGGGACGGCAAACCGTTCCAGCGCATCCTGCTCGATGCGCCGTGCTCGGCCACTGGCGTAATCCGCCGCCATCCGGACATCAAACTGACCCGTCAGCCCGACGACATCGCCGCCCTCGCGCAACTGCAAGGCGAGTTGCTCGACGCGATGTGGAAAACCCTCGAAGTGGGCGGCATCCTGCTTTACGCCACTTGCTCGACTTTGCCGACGGAGAACACCGAAGTGATTGCTGCGTTCCTTGAACGCACACCGGGCGCCCGGGAACTGGACTTGGCCACCACGGCCGGGATCAAGCAGCCCCATGGTCGCCAATTGCTGGCCCAGCAGGGCGGGCATGACGGGTTCTACTACGCCAAGCTGATCAAGATCGCTGCCGCGCGCGGCTAA